The Montipora foliosa isolate CH-2021 chromosome 14, ASM3666993v2, whole genome shotgun sequence genome window below encodes:
- the LOC137985491 gene encoding uncharacterized protein: MDEEGVSKDVIAKMIETNNQTMMKSMEQLFQKSIDELKRSHVDSSDAQIREIKKLKMEEPRRFKKKANEDQFRFNAKIQDTLEETKAAAQASALDKVKDSLQKGEDLLKELQKHILLADKSQYGWSTVQEYKKSEIADDSDDEKKMFKAEARAKAHLKQSASRSRTAASGFAARKDSVVQDSGPSRSGERNSLGVKQIPTVEAQSRSRIRPGNCFQCGKPGHWRAQCSTFQSNPSTSI; this comes from the coding sequence ATGGATGAAGAGGGCGTTTCGAAAGACGTCATTGCTAAAATGATAGAAACCAACAACCAGACCATGATGAAATCAATGGAGCAGCTTTTCCAGAAATCGATAGACGAGTTAAAAAGATCGCACGTGGACTCGTCAGACGCTCAGATTCGTGAGATCAAGAAACTTAAAATGGAAGAACCAAGGCGTTTTAAAAAGAAAGCGAATGAAGATCAATTCAGGTTTAACGCGAAGATTCAGGACACCTTAGAGGAAACTAAAGCAGCCGCTCAAGCGAGTGCTCTGGACAAAGTTAAGGACTCGCTCCAGAAAGGTGAGGACTTATTGAAAGAGCTCCAAAAGCACATCCTTCTTGCCGACAAGTCACAGTACGGCTGGTCTACGGTCCAGGAGTATAAAAAGAGCGAGATCGCTGATGACTCTGACGATGAGAAAAAGATGTTCAAAGCTGAAGCACGCGCCAAGGCACATTTAAAACAGTCGGCTTCAAGATCTCGAACTGCTGCTTCGGGGTTTGCTGCCAGAAAGGATTCGGTCGTTCAGGATTCAGGTCCCAGTCGTTCGGGCGAACGAAATTCGCTAGGTGTTAAACAAATTCCAACGGTGGAGGCACAAAGCAGGAGTCGAATTAGACCcggaaattgttttcaatgtggCAAGCCAGGACATTGGAGAGCTCAATGCTCGACTTTTCAATCCAATCCCAGTACAAGCATCTGA